DNA sequence from the Desulfovibrio subterraneus genome:
TTTTGCCGCCAAGGCCGCTGTTTTCAAGTTCGTCGTACAGGGGGATGAAGTCATCCTGCAGTTCGATTTCCTCGTCGCCCCATGTGGAGCAACCGAGCAGCACGAGATCGTAGTCGCCACCAAGCGCCACGGCAGGAACGTCTGCCGCATTTTTCATTTCAACCTCAAACCCCTTGCGGGAAGCGGTGTCTGCAATATAGCGGGCCGTGGTTTCCGTATTGCCTGTGGTGGAACCGAACACGATAAGAGCCTTGGGCATGGTCATATCCTTTGGTTGCAGGTTGCGGGAGTGTTCCCGTTCATGATTGTGACTTGATATTGAAATTCAATTTCAATTGCAAGACCTATTTTGCGATGCGGAGAAAAATTTGGTTGCGCCTCGGCAGCGGGCCGTATGATTCTTATAGGAAGCAATGGAAACAGCCCTGTCACTCAGGTGGCAGGGCTGTGATGGTTGATGACAAAACTTCGTTTTCAGTAAACCCACATTCCCGTTAAGCCGGGACTGAAGTTCAAAAACGGATTTGCATCGCTTATACGAGGTGCAGGAACGTTAGGTTCCTGCCCGGCGGAGCCAAATTATACCAGAAATGACTTTGTCAGTAGTCTGAACAGCTCTGTCACTCAGGTGGTAGGGCTGCGATGGTTCAGAATGGGCACCTGACGGCAGCTAATCAGCGCTTCTGCTCCATGGTTTCAAAGCAGGGTATGCACAGGGTCTGTCCGGCAAAGCGTCTGGTGCGCGATTCCATGGTCATCTCGCCGCATTTGCCGCAGCACAGGCTGGCCAGTATGCATGCCGGACTCGGGGGCGGGGTTTCCAGCTCCTGCACATCGAAGAGGTTTTGCAGCGCTTCGCTCATGAGATAGGCCTGCTGATTGCTGCGCAGTTCTTCCGATTCTTTTTTCTCTTCCGCCGTGGCAACACCCTTGAGCACTTTGCCCATCAGTTCGCCCATGCGGGCCGTGTTTCCGCGTGCCTCGGGGCGCAGCAGGGCACGAAAGCCCTCTTGGGCAGGGCGGTTGTAAAAGGAAAATGCCATTTTGCCGTAATCGCGGTGGATGAGGTTGCCCTTGCCGTAGGTGCAGCCTAGCAGGTGCTGGATGGCGTCCACCCCGCACATGTCCGTTTCAACCACGGCAACAAGGTCGCTGTCGCGCGCGTCCGGCCAGCGCAGGCGGGCCAGTTCTGCCGCACGGATGCCTATGCTGAGTCCCGGACAGCTGTGTCCGTGGAAGTCGATAACCTTCCGGATGCGTTCTTCACTAAAGGTGGCGGGCATGGGCAGGTTCCTCCATGTGCATGGGCACCACAAACGGGTAGCCGTTGAGTTGATGAATTTCCACGGGCAGGCCGTATACCTCTTCCACAAGGCTGCCGCATAGCTCGGTGGTATTTCCGGCTGCGAACACCTTGCCGTCTTTCAGAAAAAGGTATTTGTGGGCGAACCGCAGGGCCGTGTTGAGATCGTGCATGGTCATCACGGCGGCAAGGCCATGGCTGTCCACGATATGTTTGAGTAGGGTCATT
Encoded proteins:
- a CDS encoding FmdE family protein, which encodes MPATFSEERIRKVIDFHGHSCPGLSIGIRAAELARLRWPDARDSDLVAVVETDMCGVDAIQHLLGCTYGKGNLIHRDYGKMAFSFYNRPAQEGFRALLRPEARGNTARMGELMGKVLKGVATAEEKKESEELRSNQQAYLMSEALQNLFDVQELETPPPSPACILASLCCGKCGEMTMESRTRRFAGQTLCIPCFETMEQKR
- a CDS encoding flavodoxin produces the protein MPKALIVFGSTTGNTETTARYIADTASRKGFEVEMKNAADVPAVALGGDYDLVLLGCSTWGDEEIELQDDFIPLYDELENSGLGGKKVAVFGCGDSSYTYFCGAVDAIEEKLEALGADIVTDGLKIDGDPDKGDVVAWAEEVLGKM